The proteins below are encoded in one region of Sporosarcina sp. FSL K6-1508:
- the fabF gene encoding beta-ketoacyl-ACP synthase II yields MDKKRVVVTGIGAVSPVGNSAEESWNSVLEGKSGIGPLTRLDSEQFPVKVAAEVKDFDIEEYISRKDARKMDRFTHYALASSIMAMKDANLELEGDLALRTGVWIGSGIGGMETHEQQFLTFQEKGYRRVSPFFVPMMIPDMAAGQVSIYHGAKGINSCTVTACASGTNSIGDAFEVIRRGEADVMITGGAEAPITTMSVAGFCANTALSLNPDPATASRPFDKERDGFVIGEGAGILILEEYEHALARGAKIYAELVGYGSTGDAHHITAPAPGGEGGARAMQEAIEQSGISPDKIDYINAHGTSTAYNDLFETMAAKTVFGEHAYKLAMSSTKSMTGHLLGAAGGIEAIFTVKALQEGILPPTMNYVNADPECDLDYVTEGARKVDITYAMSNSLGFGGHNASLVFKKI; encoded by the coding sequence ATGGATAAAAAACGTGTAGTAGTTACTGGAATCGGTGCTGTTTCTCCAGTCGGAAATTCGGCGGAAGAGTCGTGGAACTCGGTATTGGAGGGGAAATCTGGCATTGGACCACTGACAAGACTTGACAGTGAACAGTTTCCTGTAAAAGTAGCGGCAGAAGTGAAGGACTTTGATATAGAAGAATACATTTCGCGGAAAGATGCGCGCAAAATGGATCGATTCACCCATTATGCGCTGGCTTCTTCGATCATGGCTATGAAGGATGCAAATCTTGAACTTGAAGGCGATTTAGCACTTCGCACGGGTGTTTGGATTGGATCCGGAATCGGCGGTATGGAAACACATGAACAACAATTCCTGACATTCCAAGAGAAAGGCTATCGCCGCGTCAGCCCATTTTTTGTACCCATGATGATTCCAGATATGGCGGCAGGGCAAGTTTCGATTTATCACGGGGCAAAAGGCATCAACTCGTGTACAGTAACGGCTTGCGCTTCAGGCACGAATTCGATTGGCGATGCGTTTGAAGTTATCCGTCGCGGTGAAGCGGATGTCATGATTACTGGCGGCGCTGAAGCACCAATCACAACGATGTCAGTTGCCGGTTTTTGTGCAAATACAGCTTTATCTTTGAATCCGGACCCTGCAACGGCATCACGCCCCTTCGATAAAGAACGAGATGGCTTTGTAATAGGAGAAGGTGCAGGAATCTTAATTCTGGAAGAGTATGAACACGCACTTGCACGTGGTGCAAAAATTTATGCTGAACTGGTTGGTTATGGTTCGACAGGTGATGCACATCATATTACGGCTCCAGCTCCTGGAGGCGAAGGCGGCGCGCGCGCAATGCAAGAAGCGATCGAACAAAGTGGGATTTCACCGGACAAAATTGACTACATCAATGCGCATGGGACAAGCACTGCGTATAATGATTTGTTCGAAACGATGGCAGCAAAAACAGTTTTCGGCGAGCACGCATACAAACTCGCGATGAGTTCAACAAAATCGATGACAGGCCATCTGCTCGGCGCTGCAGGCGGAATTGAAGCAATCTTCACGGTGAAAGCACTTCAAGAAGGTATCCTGCCACCGACGATGAATTATGTCAATGCAGACCCGGAATGTGACCTCGACTATGTAACAGAAGGGGCACGTAAAGTAGATATTACGTACGCAATGAGTAACTCACTCGGTTTCGGCGGACATAACGCCTCACTCGTATTTAAGAAAATATAA
- a CDS encoding beta-ketoacyl-ACP synthase III, translating to MNAGLIGMGKYVPSQVLTNADLEKRLDTSDEWIRTMTGIEERRIADDSTDTSHMAYSAAKDAISNAGIKPEEIGLILVATVTPDRPFPSVSSMLQQQLGATHAAAMDISAACAGFMYGIVTAKQFIESGTYDYVLVVGVEKLSKITNWEDRNTAILFGDGAGAAIVGKVSEGRGILSFELGADGSGGKHLYQDEKLVMNGREVFKFAVRQMGESAESVIKKAGLMKEDVDFLIPHQANIRIMEASRQRLGLPVEKMSKTIHKYGNTSAASIPISLVDDLAEGKVKDDDVIVLVGFGGGLTWGALCIKWGR from the coding sequence ATGAATGCTGGACTTATCGGCATGGGTAAATACGTACCGTCTCAAGTTTTGACAAACGCAGATCTGGAAAAGCGTTTAGATACATCGGATGAATGGATCCGTACAATGACAGGCATCGAAGAGAGACGAATTGCGGATGATTCAACCGACACTTCCCATATGGCATACAGTGCGGCAAAGGATGCGATTAGCAATGCGGGAATCAAGCCGGAGGAAATCGGGCTAATTCTTGTAGCTACAGTGACACCTGATCGGCCTTTCCCATCAGTATCGTCAATGCTCCAACAACAATTAGGCGCAACTCATGCAGCAGCAATGGATATTTCAGCTGCATGTGCAGGATTCATGTACGGCATCGTGACAGCAAAACAATTCATTGAATCGGGCACATATGATTATGTACTCGTTGTGGGTGTTGAAAAATTATCGAAAATCACCAACTGGGAAGACCGCAATACCGCCATTCTATTTGGAGATGGGGCGGGTGCCGCAATTGTAGGAAAAGTGAGCGAAGGGCGAGGAATCCTCTCGTTTGAACTTGGTGCAGATGGCAGCGGAGGCAAACATCTTTATCAGGATGAAAAACTCGTTATGAACGGTCGCGAAGTATTCAAATTTGCAGTCCGCCAAATGGGTGAATCAGCTGAAAGTGTTATTAAAAAAGCTGGCCTGATGAAGGAGGATGTCGATTTCCTCATTCCCCATCAAGCGAATATAAGAATTATGGAAGCCTCTCGGCAACGACTTGGTTTACCTGTTGAAAAAATGTCTAAGACAATCCATAAATACGGCAATACATCCGCTGCGTCCATTCCAATCTCACTTGTCGATGATTTAGCTGAAGGCAAAGTGAAAGATGATGATGTCATTGTGTTAGTTGGATTTGGCGGAGGACTCACTTGGGGCGCTTTATGCATCAAGTGGGGAAGATAA
- a CDS encoding DUF2929 family protein: MRYVMTFFWSFCLITMLNYVAGSIADVPFDFMPGAIVSVVVSVIVIILGESFPEGEVSDH; this comes from the coding sequence ATGAGATACGTAATGACATTTTTCTGGTCTTTCTGTTTAATAACAATGCTGAACTATGTAGCTGGATCTATCGCTGACGTGCCGTTTGACTTCATGCCAGGCGCAATTGTTTCAGTCGTTGTCTCTGTTATCGTTATCATTTTGGGTGAATCTTTCCCAGAAGGCGAAGTTTCAGATCATTAA